In Vitis vinifera cultivar Pinot Noir 40024 chromosome 4, ASM3070453v1, the genomic window CTTAAAGTGCAAGAAACCGCGAAAGAACAGAAAAAAGATAAAGGAATACCTTTAGCCAAAATGGTACATTGCTTTTGTAACCAGTTGCAAAGATTATAGCATCAAAATTCTCAGTTCTTCCATCAACAAACTCCACAGCATGACACTTCAGTTGCCTGATGCCTGGACATATCTACATCCATGGTGACGAATTCGGGATTTGAGAATTATTCACATTCAGGAAAGGTATCACTAGCTAGAATAATTAAACCCTAAATCAATCCTAGTGGCAAAATCATCAAACATTTCCAAACCCTAAAAAGTACTATTAGGTCATGCATAGTAGTGGTGGCAAATGGCATATAGAATAAACCCTAAATTGATATTAGTGACAAAACCATCAAACTAGCCCTTGAGGTAATATTAGGTCAAATATTGAATGGCATAATAATTAGGGAATGATGTGAAGGAATTGGCCAAGAAACGCATCATATCATTTGACAAGTTGTTATATATTGTTATAGGATCCATCAAACACTAAGGTGGTAAACAGAAAAAAACAATGATGTGATCTTGATAATTAGTCAAGTACCTTAATGTCTCCACTTTTGATCTTAGCAAGTGTCCCTACATCCAACACCGGCGTCTTTCCGGACAAGTTTTTGAGTTCAAGGGGACCCAATTTAGGGCGGTCCAATCCGAATTTGGCCGTGTCACCGAGCATGAACCGAGACACGATCAGCAGGAGGTGATCGACAAGGCGCATGGGCAGCCACTTGAGCAACCACATGGACAGCCCAAAAGTTGATTTCCCCAGCATCTGTCGTGGTAGGATGTGCACCTTCATCAACaccaaggggaaaaaaaggtcACAAAGAAAAGGTTAAAAGGAGGAAGTCATGACCAAAAAGAGAGCAAAAGATGGGTTGATGTGCGAAGCCATTGCCCTTGTGTAGGGCTGGTTGCATCCAGGCCATataacaccattttttttttgcttaataaGGATTATTTTTTTACTCAGAAAAATCATAAGATCATAGCTAAAAGGGATGCATGATTACTATGATTATTATTTAAGATCCTCCTCATGTTGCGCATGCTTTGGAATCCCAAGAAAGTGAagcatcatttttattttttcttgtatgCATTTTCTCCAAAATCAAACTTTAAGCAAACTGCCCATCAATGAATTCAAAAGATCAATTTTGTACAATGAAATGGGGTTTGGTCATAatgtcaaaaaagaaaaagaaaaattgggaAACCCTTATGGGGTTTAACCAAGAAGCTTGTGAAATTTTTGGGAAACATACCATGATTAATCCCATCTCAGTTTTCCTCATACATTCCCAAATATAACAAAATCTACAAAAATTCAAAAGTGGGTATCTTACTTCGGATCCAAAAcaagcttttcttttcttttcttttcttttcttttcttttttgttgtttggctcattgaattaaaaaatttttaagctggaatagacaaaaatgcaataaaaaacaaaaatggagaGTTTTTTCAGAAAGAGATAAAAGAGAGAGGGGGGGCAAGGTTAAAGTGTTCTTACTGAATCTCTGACCACAAGAGAAGGCCTAGCATTATGATTGCAGAGGTCCAAACACACCTCCATTCCTGAATTCCCACAACCAACCACCAAAACTCTCTTCCCTCTGTACACATCTCCGCTTTTATACGAACTTGTATGCACTATTGGCCCGCCAAACTTTCTCCTCCCTTCAATCTCCGGCACCACCGCCTCTGCATTCTCTCCGGTGGCCACTATCAGCCATCGGCACAGATACTCCGTTGTCTCGGTTTTCACGCGCCAAAACCCAAGCGTGTGGTCGTACTCTGCACGCGCCACCGACTCGTTGAACCTTGGCTGTATATCGAACCGCTCCGCGTATGCCTCCAAGTACTCTATAAACTGCTGCTTAGTTGGGTAAGTCGGGAAATTCTCCGGGAAAGGCATCAGCGGGAGTTCGCAGAACTGCTTAGGGAGATGGAGGCAGAGTCGATCGTAGGTATTTAGCTGCCACAGAGAAGCTATGCGGTTGGATCTCTCTAGAATTACACTGGGCACTCCTTTCTCTTTCAGGCACGCAGCCGTGGCCAGCCCCGACGGTCCAGCTCCGACGATCACCGGTCCTAGAATTAAACTTCTGCCGCAGCTCATGGCCTTGTCATTAAAAATAGGGTCATGAGCTCTCTTCCCTTCTATTTCTCTGAGAAAGTCCATGAACAGTGCAATCACTGAAGAAACCAGTTGCAGAAACTAGCTCTGTAGCTTCAGCTTTACACTCGAAGAGTCGTCTAATTCATGAAACAACACTGAAACTGAAGAGAACCCATTAATCAGAAGACCTTCTTGATGAAGAACAAGAAGTTAACTTTCTCTCTATCTTCCAACTTCTCTGAGATTAAGCCCGGATTGAGTGCTAACTTTTCCTCTCTTATCTGAAGAGAGATTAGGCGCCAggacaaaaaatacaaataaactTTCCTTAATTTGTGGAGTGGATTAAGAAGTTCTTATCCACTTGTAAGAATGAGTGTTTTTTTGAATCTATGTGTGTAGTTCTCCATGGAGAAGAAAGCGGAGGAGCGAGAGCTACGGGGCAAAATCAGCATTCAACGGGAGAGAGAACAGAAAGAGAAGAGAggggagaggagagagagagagatggtgatatgtctatatatattccttttGTTCATACAGGAAGTAATTCAACTCGGTTGAATTCTTTATATATGAGGCTGAGTGGTAAAAGAGAAGTAATGGAAGTGGGGTCGCTTAATATATAGTTTAAACGaccatatattatatatatgtttatataagcTATTCATTTCAGTCATTGAACACTGAGTCATGGGGGGGTTTGattatttttgcttaatttatctttttatcttcAGTGCTTAATCTCAATTAGGAGAATGGATTTAAGTTGAGAAGCCATTAACTTAACTTGGATTTTAGCTGGTCTCATTCTCATTGGATGAAGGCTTTGGTTGTGGTCGCAGATGAATTGGATTCGGCCTCACCtccacttaattttttttgataaattaattcatTTCTTTCTCAATGTTTGTTATATGAGGAGAATTAATTCATTGtcaatattatttcaaaatcatataCAAATGATACAaactaatttcaaaaattaaattaagatatggATGGCAAAATTTTTGATGGCTATTCAGATTTTAGTCAGAATTGAGAATTTCATGCAGGTACGTTATTGGAAGTTTAATTAAGGGATGAGAATTCTCCGAGGATGACCATTTGTTTCATTTCCCCCTTTAAGAGGACTTGAAGGAATTTTGGTggtatgaataaaaatattggaaaagtCAAATTGACTTAAAAGGTGGGTCACACAACACATataaggtttttatttatttattggtaaattaatcttatttattttcttttatttactaATAATAAAGACTTAATTTGTCAAATTAGGgtttatatcattaaaaatcattatataaatttttcataatttataaaagaagattcaatcaaattcttaattaattaatttaatactttAGACATTGATACCATATTTAGTTCCAttaaagtattaagaaaaaaaataaaattaaaggaaattattttaatttataatttataaaaaatcaaagaataaaattaaaattaattagaaactttctatatttaaaatatttatttttatataaaaataaataaaataatttattaattttatctcttttatatatatattttttcattttttttccttttctctatGTAGGctaaaatttttgaattgaaaacGTGGGAATACAGGGGAACACAATTTGTGTGTGAGAATTATGGTATCGACCCATGATCGTGGGTATCGAAAATagtgaatttttttatgattcttcttcttattttttttttctttccttcaaaattcagtgaaaaagaaattaaataaataaaacaaataaaactcagAAATTATTTAGGAtctgtttgataactattttcgaaaacaatttcgaaaaatagtttttaaaaataattttttaaaactgttttttaatttttgtaaaataaaagtctattcgagaatataaaatatttttaatatttttaaatatgttttaaaaataatttttgtatctttatttttaattattctatatgttagtataattattttttagaacaatctttaaaaaaacaagtaaaaataacataaaaaaaaattaaaagatattttctaaaaacatattatttcctatttttaaaaatagaaaagaaaaaatggttaTTAATTACTAAATCaactttttaagttttttgttCCGagaaatagaaaactgtttttttttttaaaaaaaaattctaaatatgcctgtaaaaccttaaaataatttaatattttggattttaCTAAAAGTTGAAGtcagtcatttttaaaaaataattctaatactataaaaatttattaaacaaaaaaaagaaacctttTTTTCATAAGCTTAATAGATTTTTTAtaagtaataatatttttcttgacTTTCATATTAATTGgataaatttttcaaataaaattaatcaaacaaatataaaaacttttattaaattattttatttattaaggtTTTAATTTCCTCACCTTTTATTTATTTcgtcaaaattttaaaatttttaatttctaaattgcttttttttttttaattcttacacaattttttattagaactctttattttgggttagattttctttttttcttcaatggattatttttctttcttaataagATTTTAGTTTCGTTTTCTTGATATGGtagaaaatatgtatatatagaattttctttttcattgtgaTAAAGAATATGCATGGATATAAAAGTTTCAAACAAAGATATAATGGAAAGAGTATTAAAAAACcccttcaattttattaatttatttatatatatcatgGTATGCCCATGGTTATGCAAATGTGTTTGGGGGGTTAGATGGAAAAGGGGCCACCACGACAGATCGATGTGAGTGTAGGTGGTTATTAACTACCTCTGCACACAAAATTATTTCTTCACTCATTAGCGACATGACAACCTACCCCACCATATATTTATGGCTTCttataatcaattttatttatttttacatttttgcccccttttttttcttgtttttgcaaAAAATTAGGGCTATTATGAGAGAACCCTCTTTATGGTTGCTATTGATGCCTTCTTTAAATGGATGGTTGCTATGAATTCACggaaagatttattttattttactttttgctCTCTATTTCCCCCAACAAACTAGTGTAGAGAAAGAGTTTTCttgaatatgattttattttctttaggaattagattctttttttattggtgaaaaatctATCTTGTCAAAATGATAATCCAtgtaataagtcataaaaaaaatctacttttAGTGGTTCAAGATATCTGATGAGAATTAAGTCTTTATTTGAGACTCATTTTAATGAACTGTGTTAGTACAATTGGTATATGTATACTATTGGAATTTACCTAGGTGAATgaaaattaggattttttttttcttggaatacATGATGTTTCTTAATAGACAACTTGTTTTAAATGATGTGTCTTGTATTTAAAAGACAGTGTCTTAAGACAATCTTTTAAAGGATATGTTTAGTATTTTAAAGACACATTTCTTCTAATAAGTCACCATCAAATCTATAAATAGGAGCCCgacatttttattcatttattcattctttctactatttcttttttgttgtcATTGAAGTCATTTTTTAACTTCAAGTCTAgtcatttctctttttttatcaaatatttggtATACAAAAGAGTACAAATCACTAAGTGATTTATCGTTTTTTTGTGATTTGAAATGTTACTATCACAAGAAAGTGATTGTTGTATCATGAGAGACGATTGTCAATAAACAATAAGCACCTAAGCAGGGCAAATTCGTCTTTAGGATATAAAGccaaattttagttttgatcaaCCTTATTTGTGAGTTCTAATTTtctatttactttattttatttgtgtaTTTATTATACACActtattattcatatatttttagtgatttgGATAACATATAACGTgcaaccaaagattcgtaagtgGGAGATCTTATTTTCTAAATACAAGTtgtaaaaaaaagtatttatggTAAGTTGGAATTCGAATGCAATTAAAGTCACAACATGCGTAACAACATATTTTTGAGGTAAAAGTAGgtaatttagattttattagTAAGAGTCAAACAATCAATTAGTGACATTTGATGAGAGATTTAACCTAACCATTATAAGTATGAGTGTGAGCAATAAAAAGCTTACTACCAatcctaattaatataatatagtaAATAAATGTTTTGAATGTGAATTTACTAGTAGTATCAAGATGTTTGGTAATTAAGCTCGTAATAAGATTATTGGACTAGTGAGGCTACTAAATGCAACATTGTGAGTGTAATGTAGACAAATATGTGATTACCTAATTGAGACATCTATTAAAACCATGAAATATTGAAATGACATATAAGGTGTATGGATAGACTCATATATGTCCCCTTGAGTTTGCTCTAAAAGGGTTGGTGACTTAGAGTCTACTTTGATAAAAGAtgatttaatattcaaaatatcaAGTAAATAGACAATATAATAGAAATAATTGGGTTAAAGTATCTTTTGGTTCTTTAAGAGATGCCTAGGAGAATTGACTCTAATACAATGCATTGTGGAGGAGTCTAAATGACCAAGTCAATTATGTCCAAACATAAACATTTTTGGGTTAGAGAACTTCTAGGTTATGAATATATAGGTTTCAATACGTACAATAATTGTATGATATAACAAAGAAGATGTAGAAAGAAGTATTTGTAAGATTGTATTAaactaaaagttaaaaaagtaATACAAAGATACTCGACATAGTTTTCttgtatatttttaatgatatccatttttagatatttttaatgcTAAGTAGATTTCTTTTAGATATACTAGAATATAAAGTATCATGAATATAAAATTTCCATTCCATTAGTAACACGATAATTGTTTTTCAATATCTCTTAATTGGTTTTGTAGagtatgatattaaattaatgtttGTTTTAGCTAAGGTTAAGTTCAAAAAATATCTTTGATGTTGAAGAATTGTATATGTTGTTGAACAATTTATGAGATATTCATTAACTAGTTTCATCTTGCAAACTACCAATAGGTTAAAAAGATTCATATATTTTATGTCAACAAGAAAAGGAAGttatttaaaagaaatcaagtatataatacatattagaaatattaatttttcaaagatAATAGAAAAAATGGAGAACATACTAAAAGCAATATCATAACTTTTAATCTAGATAAACATTTCCTGCACCAATCAAATGTCAATTTTTCTAGGTCTTCAAAGAAATCCTCAACAACTAGACGGATTCTATGTCTTGAGTTTATTTGCATCACTAAAATTCATCTTtatgttaatttctttttatttttattgaatctTTGTAAAGTTCAACTTAATGTCTGATATACAATGGGCCTGACATACAACGAGTATGTGCTTAATATCCTTTCATTGCTACatctataatatttattattataagccTTGGAGctatttttttcttgtgttgCCTTTCTATAATTCGACTTTTGGTAGtgaacttttttattttgaaacttTGAGAAAGAATGATTATGACTACCATGATGCTATGAACTACATTTGCCATAACGCCCACATCTACTTCAACATTGGAGATCATAAAATAAGGTGACATTCACTTTAGGGAATGACACAAAACCAATTGGAttaaagtaattattttttttaacaaaagcTCTTTGTTTTGATTATAAACAATAATTAAGATACGAGATAAATCCAAAGTATTATGCAAATCTATGTTTTTAGTAATACAAGAGCACATTTAGGTTCTAAAaagcattgtttttttttttttaacaagtcttctttagaaactttttctttgcataatttcaattaaaaactaattttgaatAATGTGGAATTATGTTCACTAACAATTTTGAAATCTTCCAATCTCACATATATCCAAACACAAAAAGTCTTTGGAAAGATCACTGTCTTTTGGTGTtcatattattcttttaaattaGTGTAGAGTGTGAAAGGGTCTTTAACAATAAAGTTTGCGTGATTTGGCAAGAATTTTCTATTGTCTTCTTTATGTGTTGTCTTAAGATTCATTACATCAAAATGGATTTCGACATCAAGTATTTATGATAGATAATTGTTTCCAAAAATACCCAAAACAATAAACACAAGTTTTGTAAGATTTGACATAGTTTGAGACCaatgttaaataaataatttaattagaaaacaTATATGTTCAAACAAACTTACTACAGGGACAAAAATTACAAGTGAATATGATAATATTAATTTCTACTTAATTTCGCAAATTGGGAacatataaaatagttttacaTAGATTcgcattataaaaaaaatatgaatttaattatAAGACTTCTGGCTTATAaagtttataattaaaaaataatttaaatataagattATTGAAACataatgtaataataataattgaattttataatatattttctaaaagacaaataattattcaaaaaaaaggaaaattttcatttattggtCATGAGGTTCTCTTACTTATGTATTGTAAAAGgaatgataaataatttataatttaataagttaCAAAGAAAATATGACAAATAAGTAGAGAAATATAGAAAAGAGTATTCTCTAAATACATGGATaatgcttatatatatatatatatacttataaaAATGAAGTTTAGACTTTAATTTATAGTGAAAGTAATAAGGTAGTATGAACAATCTTCTTGGTTATTATGAAAGGAGCTGGGTAAGATATGGTGACCATCCACCGTAGTATATCTATAACCATCAAGACCTttctttttacatatttttatgatataagttgtattattaaaaaataatgtcaagtattttcattctttaaaaaaaaatacacaaacatCTTAAATTCAAAACATAATGTGATATTACTTAGGGTACATTAACCTTGTCTCATTTTGATTAtcatacaaatcaatgtgaactagaaggtTTAGAGAACCATTCATTTACGAAGTCTTATAAATTAATTACTAAATACAATCACTGattcaaagaaaacaataaagTTACATATCCCAATTACAAATACTCTGGCATGAATTAATATCTCTACATGTATGGATGTAAAGTTCAAAAtattgcatcaaaagattgacCAATATTTCGGAATTAGAAAGTAAAATTTGTAATGACCATCTGTTTTAATTGGGTGATACTGTTAATTTTAGCCAATATTTCAACACCTTTCATGAGAAAATTTGCAAAAGACTGGTAAATGGGATGTGATAAGATCGAACTTGagtctcaaaaaaaaaaaaaaaaacaatgcatGCCCCCTTGGCCAAGttcttaataatatattaacttttaTTGTGTTATTCTTTCCCAAAGctaataaacaaacaaataaattttaattattgtgattcatattcaaattttatctaATTAGATATCGTAAATATAAAAATCACcacaataatatttgaaaaaaagatctcatttatgttttaaattccaataaagtataaatttatAGACGtacataatttcaaatattttttagaaactactaagacaaaaaataacaacatatttaattatcatttttaacattttaaaatatatttgaacaTCATAGATAATCTTTTTgatattaaatgtaattttgtgtttgaaattattaaaattcaatgaaataatatttttatttccacGTTAATagttaatattcattttatttgttatcaaCACAGATTCTATTATTGgtcaatttcattaattttatcatatatatatatatataatttttaatagtatgcaaatttatactaatattttatacatttaatgaaatcaaatatttatcCTACATTTATGTTAAgtgtttaatttcaaaattcatatttcttatcatctcaaattatattattatagaatattacaaattttatcatagatatattgttttcttcaataaaacaattttaatatttgcattattatttattttattatttctttgattttttccaAACATTTCTATAAGTTTTGATCCctatatttttgataaaattaatttaacaattgatgttttaatgtttaattgcaaaaaaaaattaataaatgaatttaagaCACTTGAAACACAGTAAACCTATAGACTCAAAAGGTACACTTCTTTAGACAAAGAAAACACATGGATGAACatatgaaaaattgaaatttttgaataGGTTAGAATTACAAAAGGATCAATGTTAATGATTAATCGGTCTTAAGTTGGAATGACCATTActaaaatggattttttttaagaaaaaaaaaacaagtaacaCTAAAAATACACAAATTAAAAGGTTTATCCTTAAAAAAGCACTACAAAAATACTAGATATATATTATGACTAACACTATTATCGATAATGTTTTCTCATTTCAAGGGATCGTTGACATTATTACCAATAATAAAGATTCAAGACCATAAAATGTGACAGATAAATGATTAGATAAAATGAAAGGAAGTTATCTAGATAGAGCTAAACTTAATAGTGAAACAAAAAGTATTAAGACCTTTAGTCCAAACATATGTAGATACTTATCAAATATACATGGGTATTTGTGGGAAAAcgaaatgagaaaaatgaggtTACAAGATATAAAAGGTAACTTGTGGTGCAAAGTTTCTCATAGAGAATTGGTATTAacaatgagaaaaaatattttaccgTGGTAGATACAATTACATTTTGGTGTCTAATAAGTTTAGAGTCTTAGAAGGGCTAAATATGCATGTCATGGAATATGAAAATCCTTAATTAGgggtttaaaatatttgaaacatttatctaaaaatcttgtattaaaagaaagatatga contains:
- the LOC100252539 gene encoding indole-3-pyruvate monooxygenase YUCCA6 yields the protein MDFLREIEGKRAHDPIFNDKAMSCGRSLILGPVIVGAGPSGLATAACLKEKGVPSVILERSNRIASLWQLNTYDRLCLHLPKQFCELPLMPFPENFPTYPTKQQFIEYLEAYAERFDIQPRFNESVARAEYDHTLGFWRVKTETTEYLCRWLIVATGENAEAVVPEIEGRRKFGGPIVHTSSYKSGDVYRGKRVLVVGCGNSGMEVCLDLCNHNARPSLVVRDSVHILPRQMLGKSTFGLSMWLLKWLPMRLVDHLLLIVSRFMLGDTAKFGLDRPKLGPLELKNLSGKTPVLDVGTLAKIKSGDIKICPGIRQLKCHAVEFVDGRTENFDAIIFATGYKSNVPFWLKERDLFSEKDGLPRRPFPNGWKGNCGLYAVGFTKRGLLGASMDAKRISEDIERCWKADAKRLTVKSHT